Genomic window ([Eubacterium] hominis):
ATCAGTAAAATACGCTATGAACATTATAAAGAAATCGTAGCAATGATCAAATCAGGAAAACCAAAATATTAAGAAGAGGAGAGGATTATATGAAGGAATTAGTTATTGCGCCATCAATCTTATCATTAGACTATGCAAATACCAGTGAACAGCTGAAGGAATTAAATGAAAGCAACGCCAAATGGATGCACTTTGATGTCATGGATGGACACTTTGTGCCAAATCTAACCTTTGGCCCAGATATTCTAAAAGGCTTTAAAAAATGCAGTGATCTGTTCATGGATGTACATATCATGGTAGATAATCCAGAAATGATTTCTGAAATCTTTGTGAAAGCTGGCGCTGATATGGTAACATTCCATTTAGAGGCAGTAAAAGATATCGAAGCTTGTATTGCACTTTGTCGCAAGATTCGTGCTGCTGGTGTAAAAGCTGGGGTTTCTGTAAAACCAAAAACAGCTGTGGATGCATTACTGCCATATTTATCAGAAATGGATCTTGTACTTGTTATGAGTGTAGAGCCAGGCTTTGGGGGACAATCTTTTATGGAAGATATGTTAGATAAAGTACGTAAACTGCGCAAAGAAATCGAAGCAAATAACTATGATACTCGTATCGAAATTGATGGGGGTATCAATGCGGAAACAGGAAAACTGGCAGTAGAAGCTGGATGTGATACATTAGTTGCCGGTAGTTATATTTTTAAACAGAATATTAAGGAAGCTGTGGATTCACTGTTATGTCAAAAGTAATACTAGTGGCAGGAATGAGTCAAAATGTTCCTGTTTTAAAAGGGTACGACTATATTGGCATTGATCATGGCGCTATTTCCTGTATCAAACAGCATATTCCTATGGTAT
Coding sequences:
- the rpe gene encoding ribulose-phosphate 3-epimerase; this translates as MKELVIAPSILSLDYANTSEQLKELNESNAKWMHFDVMDGHFVPNLTFGPDILKGFKKCSDLFMDVHIMVDNPEMISEIFVKAGADMVTFHLEAVKDIEACIALCRKIRAAGVKAGVSVKPKTAVDALLPYLSEMDLVLVMSVEPGFGGQSFMEDMLDKVRKLRKEIEANNYDTRIEIDGGINAETGKLAVEAGCDTLVAGSYIFKQNIKEAVDSLLCQK